The proteins below come from a single Juglans regia cultivar Chandler chromosome 12, Walnut 2.0, whole genome shotgun sequence genomic window:
- the LOC109019813 gene encoding uncharacterized protein LOC109019813 produces MAESVADPEAWLPFQFLTKAGVPMERENFNKSGPSFCFPTEFPYEFDSFGPHSSLSSPVESVASSTENESSDEEDFFAGLTRRLAQSSLHETQKLAVRRETRTKPEVMAGSPQSTLGGIGSWSGRSAVSSNGSSNGPSQVPSPPTTPFGTSNDALDVIYAAAGQVARLKMSGESTKNCYQSRGLLAPPKTTPVSTAKSCYLGLYSNQSIAHNLPQATQFQNARQDQVLSPQPEASIWGRPDQMKLCWSAQQNLQDPEQIHSRVRNTEFKSGRCGRPLSVPQSAWPSLHSQPQKQPPSHSGSSMRSVFRGGSGVKRDCAGTGVFLPRRYSSAPDIRKKTGCPTVIVPAKVVQALNLNFDDISGHAQPRFNPGFTFDHDCIKSRANALILSQQRRSLGPEGSLNHEIRLPRDWTY; encoded by the exons ATGGCCGAGTCTGTCGCCGACCCCGAGGCCTGGCTCCCCTTTCAGTTTCTCACTAAAGCGGGCGTTCCAATGGAACGGGAAAACTTCAACAAAAGCGGACCGAGTTTCTGCTTTCCCACCGAGTTTCCGTACGAATTCGATTCGTTTGGTCCTCACTCGTCCCTCAGTTCGCCGGTTGAGTCCGTGGCCAGTTCGACGGAGAACGAGAGCAGCGATGAAGAGGACTTTTTTGCCGGATTGACTCGCCGCCTGGCTCAGTCCTCGCTTCACGAAACTCAGAAACTCGCTGTTCGGAGAGAGACTCGGACCAAACCTGAG GTAATGGCCGGGTCACCTCAATCGACTCTGGGCGGAATCGGTAGCTGGTCAGGTCGAAGTGCGGTTTCGAGCAATGGAAGCTCAAACGGTCCCTCTCAGGTCCCATCACCTCCAACGACGCCATTTGGCACTAGCAACGACGCTTTGGATGTCATATACGCAGCGGCTGGGCAGGTTGCGCGGCTGAAAATGAGCGGTGAATCGACAAAAAATTGCTACCAGAGCAGAGGACTTCTCGCTCCCCCTAAGACAACTCCAGTTTCCACGGCGAAGAGCTGCTACCTCGGGTTGTACTCCAACCAGAGTATCGCTCACAATCTTCCTCAGGCGACTCAG TTTCAAAATGCAAGGCAGGACCAGGTGCTGAGTCCACAGCCGGAAGCTTCAATCTGGGGGAGGCCGGACCAAATGAAGTTGTGCTGGTCAGCTCAGCAGAACCTGCAAGATCCGGAACAGATCCACAGCAGAGTGAGAAATACTGAGTTCAAGAGTGGAAGATGTGGGCGGCCTCTGAGTGTGCCCCAGTCTGCATGGCCTTCCCTACATTCTCAACCTCAAAAACAACCGCCATCCCACTCTGGTTCCAGCATGCGATCCGTTTTTCGGGGAGGATCTGGCGTGAAGAGGGACTGCGCTGGAACTGGGGTTTTCTTACCCCGTAGGTACAGCAGTGCTCCGGACATTCGCAAGAAAACAG GTTGTCCAACAGTTATTGTCCCGGCCAAGGTTGTTCAAGCGCTGAACTTGAACTTCGACGACATTAGTGGTCACGCTCAGCCACGCTTCAATCCAGGCTTTACCTTTGACCACG ATTGCATCAAGTCCCGGGCGAATGCCCTGATCTTGTCGCAGCAAAGACGAAGTTTAGGTCCGGAGGGATCACTAAATCATGAAATACGCCTTCCTCGAGATTGGACATATTGA